AGAattgatcagtaagtttgtggatgatatgaAAATGATGATGTGGTAAAtatagaggaaccttgattatccaaatgacaCGGGGCAGAGaacattttgttcggataattgaatgcttggataatcgaatgccggagaacacagtttagccaagcattgtgATCTTGtccggataatccaaaattcagataatttaatgccagataattgaggttcctttgTCATGAGGAGAATtatgggaagatacagatgggctagtgaatggcaaatggaattcaatccacaAATGTATGAGGTGACGCACTTGGCAGAGCAAACAGGACAAGAGAATTACAGTAGGACCCAGGGCAAAACTGAGAATCAgaaggaccttggtgtgcatatcCATCAGACTCTTAAGGTGTCAGGTCAGGTGGATAAAGTAGTTAAAAAGGCCTATGCAAAACTTATGCTTATTAGtcaaagcatagattataagaacaggGAGGTTATATTGGAAATATATTAAATGTTAGGAGGGCTATGATTGCATTGAAGATGGTGCAATGGAGATTTCCCATGATGTTGCATggactggagagtttcagttatgaagagaaattggacagacCAGGGTTGTTTTTGTTTGAGTACAGAAGGCTAAGGGAGACATGATTGGGATGTATAATGTTATGTGAAGCATTGATAGAGTACACAGAAAGGGACCTTTCTCCTTGGGaccaggggacatagatttaagagaAGGGCCAgtaggtttagaggagatgttaGGAAAGCTTTCTCATCCAgatggtggtgggaatctggaattcgcTACTGTAAGGGTGGAAGAAAGAAACTcttgtaacatttaagaagtatttgggTGTGCACTTGTGGTGTCAAGACATGGAGGGCTATGGACCAATTGCTGaaaaatgggattggaatagtTAGGTATTTGTTTTTGATCACTGCAgaaatgatgggctgaagggccttttactGAGCTTttgatctctatgactccatgatacCTTCCATTATTCCAATGGTACAGAAGTAAAACAAATGCTTCAAGTATACCTGTTCAAATCCACTTGACATTTACCTTTGTCTTTCCTTGTCATTGAGAATTATCTTTTCACCTGTTCAAAATTATGTGGAAAGTTATTATTTGAAAGTGCATTAGCCTCATGTTATAGCTCTACACTAAACTGTGAAGAGGAATTAGCTGTGTTTACTGAGATAAACATGAAATGCTAATTAGATAGAAAAAAAGCAAAGAGCAGCAGATTGCTTTTAGCTATTACTCTAGTTCACAATATTACAATTTTAACACATTACTGAAAAGTCAGGATTTTATATCAACTTATGATTGAACAAAAatatactgttgaaaaataaacaGACCAGTTAGCATATATTGTGCCTTACCTTCAAGAACTTTAAGTCGTATGGGAGTTAATGGATCCAGAAGGTTaggtctatctattccacaccagtACCATCCTTTATCACTTTTCGTTATCTGGTCCATATGTACTGTAAGTTGTCCTTTTGCATTATCAGCTGTAATTCTTATTCTGCCATCATGACTTTTCTTTTCAGGGCCATTAGTTTGTACCAAAACAGTACAGCTTCTCTTGTAGTAGCCTTTGCACCAGCACTTCTGATAATTTCTAAAATATGTGTCAAATCTGCATTGGATTGTGACAGATTCTCTCACATTTCCAGTTTTTTCTTCTGATCCACTAATTGAAGCGTGTGTAACTGTAAATGTTAACACATAGTAAACTTTAAAATGTAATACTTTTCACTTAATTGGAACAAAAGGACATTAACATTGATATTCCCTTCTCTTGGTTTCCACACtattttcatagaacatagaacaatacagcgcagaacaggccctttggccctcaatgttgcgccgacctgtgaactattctcagctcgtctcccctacactatcccatcatcattcatgtgcttatctaaggattgtttaaatgtccctaatgtggctgagttaattatattggcaggtagggcattccacgcccttaccactctctgagtaaagaacctgcctctgacgtgtgtcttaaatctatcacccctcaatttgtagttatgccctctcatacaagctgacatcatcatccaaggaaaaagactttcactgtctaccttatctagtcctctgatcatcttgtatgtttctatcaagtcccttcttagccttcttctttccaatgagaactgacccaagtctctcagcctttcctcataagaccctcccccagaccaggcaacatcctggtaaatctcctctgcaccttttccaatacttccacatccttcccgaaatatggcgactAGAACTATGGCCATTATTCTAGGTCCGGCTGCTGTAGCGTTTTGTATAGTCGCAGCATGACATTGCGGCTCCGGAAtccaatccctctatgaatgaaacctaacacaccatatgccttcttaacagcactatccacctgggtggcaactttcaaagatctatgtacatggactccaagattcctctgcacttacacactaccaagaatctttccattgatccagtactctgccttcctgttatttttcccaaggtgaatcacctcacatttagttgcattgaactccatgtcatctctcagcccaattctgcaatttactcaagtccccctgcaacctgtaacattctgccaaactgtccactactccaccaactttagtttcatctgcgaatttactaatccattcacctatgcctgcgtctaagtcatttataaaaatgacaaacagcagtggtcccaaaacagatccttgtggcacactaccagtaaccagactccaggctgaatatcttccatcaaccaccacatgctgccttctttcagaaagccagtttcaaatccaaactactaaatcaccctcaattccatgcatctgcattttctccaactatgtgaaaccttatcaaaggctttactgaagtccatgtttaccacgtcaactgctctaccctcatctacatgcttggtcaccttctcaaaaaactctatgaggtttgtgaaacacgacctgcccttgacaaaaccatgttgactatctgaaatcaaattgttgcttggttagatgattataaatcttatctcttataatcctttccaaaacctttcctacaacagaagtaagactcactggtctataattacctgggtcatcacTACTGCCCTTGTTGAACAAGGGCACaaatttgcaatcctccagtcctctggtactaaacctatagacaatgacgactcaaatatcaaagctaaaggctttcctatctcctccctagcctcccagagaatccttggataaaatCCATCTGGAccagggacttgtctactttccctccttctagaattgataacacctcttcgtgactaacctcgatcctttcgagtctaatatctcatatccCATTCTTCTCctccacaatattctcctttcctgagtgaaaactgatgagaaatgttcatctagcacctctccaatctctacagggtccacgcttaccttcccacttctgtctttgactgaccctattcctaccctagtcattcttttattcctcacatacctatagaaagcttttggGTTCTCCTTTACTCTATTTGCTAAAagctgctcgtgtcctctctttgctcttcttaattctctctttaaatccttccaagctgatctgtaactctccatcgtctcatctgaaccatcttgcctcatcaacacgtaagcctccttcttccgcttaacaagagatgcaatttctttagtaaaccacgatTCCCTTACcttaccacttcctccctgccagacagggacatatctatcaaggacacacaatatctgtcccttaaaccagctccacatttccattgtctgcatcccctgcattttgctaccccattctatgcaacttaattcttgcctaattgcattataattgcccttgccccattgataactcttgaCCAGTGGCATGTACCTacccctttccatcgctaaactaaacgtaactgaattatggtcactctctcctaAGTGCTCACCTaacactaaatcaaacacctggcctggtccattaccaatgaaccaggccagtgtggcctccctttttgtcggcccttcgacatactgtgtcaggaaaccctcctgtacacacaatgttggggaagttaaattcctccataatgaccaccctgttctttTCACccctatccagaataattttgccaaacctctcctccacctccctggaactctttggaggcctataaaaaaacttcaagcagtgtgacctctcctctcctgtttctaaattcaacccataccacctcagtagacaggacctcgtcaaaagttctttcagccaccattatactatccttgactaacaaggccacacctccccctcttttaccatctttcctgttcttaatgaaagatctaaaccctggaacctgcaacatccattcctcaccctgctctatccatgtctccgaaatggccataacatctaaggcccaggtacctatccatgctgcaagcttaTCTATCTTTCCTGTgaccttctctctttttttttggcATTCTCTCCTTCATTCTTGATGGCTGCCTTCCTCATTGTCCTTTAACTCATTTTGTCTCATTATTCTTGTTCACTCAAAAACAAGTCTTCTCCATTCATTTGGTCACAAGCCATGATTCCCATAAGTCATGCTTTAGTTTGACATCTTCAGGAATGCTTGGGAAGACATCCCTCCTGTTAGTATCCTACAATGGCAGTGTTCTGATCGGAACAGTTGTTTTGGGAATCTGGAGTCCTGTATATGGATGATATGCCCCAGCACAGAGATTGAGTGTTTAGCAACTTGAGAAGGGGCAAAATGGCTTGGTTGAGGGTGCCTGCTGTTGGACATGAAACTGAGTGTCCAATTACAGTTTCACGTTATCTTTACAATACACAATGGAGAAATCTGTGGTGAAGTTATGGACTTTTTCTGTGGTGACATCACCAAAGTTGTATGGATAGCTAATAATAACAAGTTAAAATACAGAAGGAAGATAAAGGGCGATGAGAAcatcctctctctcaatgtcggcAAACCAAGGAATTGACCATTGAcctcagaaagaaaggaggagaacaaaCTCCCGACTACATCAACAGAACTGAAGTTGAGAGGGTGGACAACATCAGGTTCCTTGGAGTGATGATAATCGACAACCTGTCTTGGACTTTCCCCTGTAGATGCGATAATCAAGAAGatacaacaatgcctcttcttcctcaggtggcttagGTAATTGgccatgtccataaggacccacaccaacttctacagatccaccattgagagcatactgtccaggTACATAACGGCCTGGTATGGCAAATGTTCtgccaggaccataagaaattatAGAAgtttgtgtgcacagcccagaccatcatggaagccaacttcccatccatggactccatttacatggctcgctgCCAAAATCATCAAAGAGCCATCACACCCTAGTAATGACCTCCTACCATCTCTTCCGttggcagaagatacagaagcctgaacacatgcgcCAGCCAGTTtgggaacagcttcttcctggccaTTATTAAACTGgtgaatggactctctagcctcaaatcATGTTGATCTTGCAAATGTTGATCTCACCTAGTGCACACAATGTAACCTGAATGCTTCTGTCTAAGTCActttgatctgtacatccttgcttactctGATCCGCCTGTACTGCttgtaaaaaaaaagattttcactgtactttggtacacGTGATAATAAATCAATTAACCctgtttccacagatgttgctgcATGTACTGTGTTCACTCACAGGTAATGAATGGTGTAGAGTGCAGTCCCATTTCTTGTTTCTTTTACTGTACCCTGATGGCCTGTTTCGTTACCAGTAGTAGAAGATGATGCACTCGCGAGTGCGATGCACTAACAAGATGAGGCACCTGTGCTAACAGCAAGATACAGTTTAGTGCATGATAGCAATAGCTATAAGCTATTTCAACTATTTGGAATAATTCCAATAAGCATGATGTggaggggccagtgttggatgggggtggacaaagttcaaaatcacacaagaccaggttatagtccaacaggtttatttgaaagcattagctttcggagcgcagctccttcattgggtagttgtggagcaggatcataagacacagaattcatagcaaaagattatagtgtcacgcaactgaaatgatatactgaacaaaggtctaacaatctaggtttgttcaatttaTCATTTCAGTTGATGACACTGTAATattttgctatgaattctgtgtcttatgatcctgctccaacaccacctgatgaaggagcagcgctctgaaagctagtacttccaaataaacctgttggactataacctggatgtgtgatttttaactttgttcaataAGTGTTAGGAAACTGAAATGACAGTCAGACTACATTGCGATCTTAAGCACAACATTTCCATTCTGTATCCAAGAATGTGCAACATCATGAGATTGCATGGAGTTAACAACCTCACCCACTCAGAGTCATTACCTTGTACAACTGACCACTCTAGATTTTGTACATCTCTAAATAATGTCTCCTTAACCTTCACTTCTCAAAAGAAAACATCACTTGCTTCTCCAACTATAAACACTCATCATAGGAACCATTCCTATTAATCATTTCCACATCATCCCTGATGTTGTCACACCCTTCCTAAAGTGAGGAATCCAGAATTGGTCATGATGCTCCAGTTGTGACTAATTTAGTGTCTGTAAAAGGTTCACCACAGCTTATGTACTCTAGTACACTATGTATTTATTTATAAAGTTATACACTCCATTAATCACTTCCCCAAGCTTCCCTAACATAGACAACGATTTGTGCTTTGAGAACACCAGGTTCTCTGCCACCTATGGATTGTAGCCTTTAACTTACATTGCCTCTCCTCGTTTTTCTTACCAAAGCAAAGCACTTCACATTTTTCAATTTTTATATTTCATAACATACCTGTCTACCCATTCTGCCATATCATGTATGCTTTCTTGAAATTTTTTCCTATCCCCCACATGGCTCACAACGTTGCTAAGCCTTGTCGCATCTGTAAACGTTGAAAGTGTATCTTGGCAATCCCAGTCTGGATCGTTACCATGCATCAAGAAAAGCAGTCATCCTGTCGGTGACCAGTGGAGAGTTGCATCATGTGCCTTCCTCCAGTCTGAGAGATAACGGTTCACATTGTTGTGTTAGCCATCACCCAGCCATGTAATATACATGGCTGTCACACTGCCTCTCTTTCAGGTGAGAAGGTGTGTGGTAGCAGCACTGGAGACTTCAGGCAAAGAGAGGAGCAGAACGGAAGTCAACTGAAAGGAATGGAACTGACAGAATGGATGCAGATgtttgtgggagagagggagaagatataGCTCTAGAATGAGTGAGTTGGTTCTGGGGAGGGAGCCAGGACAGATGAAGTTGTAAACTACTGCACCCAGAGAACTTGACTGGGATGTGGGGTCCAAACCATAGTTTAACTGATGGGAATTTGCAGTGTGTTTTTAGAGCAGTTTGTTCCTCCTGAGTCATCCTCAGATTCCCTGTTATTGTGTACAAGAAACACACAGTAAAGCTGCTTGTGTGGTTCAATACCACATCTATATCTACCTTTGAAACAGACTTCCTCTGACATTTGTTGCTATTTGAAGATTTGTTACAAAAGCAAGATATGACATGAAATGCACTTGGGCATCACAGAACAAGGTGAGTGCAAGGAAGTGCAAACTGTCGGGCTTTTAAAAACATCAGAGATCTGGATATTATCTTTTCCGAAGGCAGTTCGCTGGTACCAAAGGCTTGCTTCCTACTGATTCAATGGGTTCTGAACCTCTCCAGTGTGTATCTGCCGCCTCTGTCATGTGCTGATTGAAGGATCATGGAAGGCTTTGTTTGGAAGTTTGTGCACTTCCTCTAATACTTCACATCTTCAGTTTCCAAAGTTGCTGAACATATTAGTTGCTTTTTTGAAACAAGCCTTCTCCATTTTGGTTGGTCACAAACCAGGACATGGTTACGTTTGATTTCTTCAGGGAGCTTTGAAGACCATCTCCAAACCATTTCTTCTGTCCTTGTGGAAACATTTTGCCAAGGTAGACTTGTGAATGGAATAGTTGCTTTGGGAATCTGGTGTCCTGTTCATAAATGACATGTCCCAGAGCTGGGATTGAGAGGTTAGCACCTGGATACAGGGCAAGTTGGTGTGGTAAAGGGTGCTGCTGTTCGGGGTGAAAGAGTGAGATTACATCTggatctcagtgccattttcctgTTGTCTTTACAATGCACATTGTAAAGTGGTGCAGTTTTGCACTTTTGTTTCTGTGGTCGCTGTACAGACCTCAGacttttattttaataattaaGTGATTATCAATaattttactgtggaaaaggatatggagggtgtagaatgtagggaagcagatggtgacaccttgcaaaatgtccatattacagaggaggaagtgctggatgtcttgaaacacataaaggtggataaatccccaggatctgatcaggtgtaccctagaactctgtggaaagctagagaggtgattgctgggcctcttgctgagatatttgtatcatcgatagacacaggtgaggtgccagaagacaagtggttggctaacgtggtgccaatgtttaagaagggtggtaaggacaagccagagaactatagaccagtgagcctggcgttggtggtgggcaagttgttggagggaatcctgagggacaggatgtacatgtatttggaaaggcaaggactgattcggggtagtcaacatggctttatgtgtgggaaatcatgtctcacaaatttgattgagttttttgaaaaagtaacaaagaggattgatgagggcagagcagtagatgtgatctatatggacttcagtaaggagtttgacaaggttccccatgggagactggttagcaaggttagatctcacagaataaaaGAAGAATTAGCCATTcggagacagaactggctcaaaggtagaagacagaagttggtagtggagggttgtttttcagtctggaggcctgtgaccagtggagtgccacaaggatcggtgctaggtccactacttttcattatttatataaatgatttgaatgtgagcataagaggtacagtaagtaagtttgaagatgatcccaaaattggaggtgtagtggacagcgaagagggttacctcagattacaacaggatctggaccagatgggccaatgggctgataagtggcagatggagtttatttcagataaatatgaggtgctgcattttgggaaagcaaatcttagcaggatttatacacttaatggtaaggtcctcgggagtgttgctgagcaaagagaccttggagtgcaggttcatgcatccttgaaaatggagtcacgggtagataagataatgaagaaggtgattggtatgcttttttttattggtcagagtattgagtacaggagttgggaggttatgttgcggctgtacaggacattggttaggccactgttggaatattgtgtgcaattctgttctccttcctatcggaaagatgttgtgaaacttgaaagggttcagaaaagatttacaaggatgctgcagggttggaggatttgagctctggggagaggctgaacaggctggggctgttttccctggagcgttggaagttgagggatgaccttatagaggtttacaaaatcatgaggggcatggatagggtaaatagacaaagtcttttccctggggt
This portion of the Chiloscyllium punctatum isolate Juve2018m chromosome 45, sChiPun1.3, whole genome shotgun sequence genome encodes:
- the LOC140467117 gene encoding CMRF35-like molecule 5; translation: MGFTFLLSIVFLSVTHASISGSEEKTGNVRESVTIQCRFDTYFRNYQKCWCKGYYKRSCTVLVQTNGPEKKSHDGRIRITADNAKGQLTVHMDQITKSDKGWYWCGIDRPNLLDPLTPIRLKVLEGEKIILNDKERQSACLPNQLIPHGLRTTFKPAEFGPEQDKQSCQLQLFTLALAKV